A stretch of DNA from Arthrobacter jiangjiafuii:
GTCTGCGCGGGTCTTGCGGTATTCGTCTTTTCAAGTGTTCCGTCGTCCACGAGGTTGCCCTACAGCGGGCAGTTCGGCAGGAACGGGATACCGATGCCGATAGCGATGCTTGTCGCTTTTGTGCCCCTCGTGGGTCTGTGGAAGGCGACTAAGAAGCCGGATGCGCACGAGATGGGGAAAGGTTCCCGTCTAACTTCTTATATCCTCGGAACCGCATTGATCCTGGCCTTGGTCGGAGCCCAATCGGCTATGGCCCATGCAATTCTAGTGGAGGGCGGATCAGGGAAGGTCACCTCCGTGACCTCGCCCTCGGGAGCGGTCACCCGGTATGAATACGACCTCTGCGGCCGGCCCTGGAAAACCATCGACGCCCTCGGCGCGGTCACGGAACTGGTGTACGACGCCGACCAGCGCATGCATTGAGGGTGCGGTTAACCAGGTGATTCGGCCCGGTGGGGACTTGTCGATACAAAATGTCGGAGCTTCAGCTGGTCTGGGGTTCTTCAACGGTGCAGACGGACCCACAGTCGGTTTGCGCCGCGCGCGCTGAGCCACAATGCAAAAGGGACGGGAACTGAATTGGGACGAAGGATAAAAGGTAGGAACGATATGGAGGGCGCAGAGGCCTTGGATCGTTCTTCGCATAAGTCTCCCCAGCAATCGCGGAAAAATCGGGTATTTGCCTGGACGTTCTTTCTTGCAATTTTGGTTTTGGGCTTGGTCGTGGTGGCCGGGCCTTGGATGGTTACCAGTTACGACAAGGAACACCATGTATCGATTGAATGCAACGTGACTGGCGCTGAAGGGGGACTATCTTCTGCAAGTGCTCGCGGCTCCGCGACCTGGTCACAGGTGAGTATCAGCACGTCAGACTGTGGGACGCTGGTGTTGTCGTCGGGGATCAACCAATCGAACCGGGACGCTATTGCGGCTGAGTTGGCCGTGGGGGGAGAGTTTTCCTTTGAGATTGGGGCGGCCACTCAGTCTTTGCGCTGGCTCACTGATCCCATCGGCATGACGCCGGCAGTATGGGCGTACCAAAAGATCAATGGAGGTCCTGAGTAGGCTACGAAGAAGTCGTTTGGCCCGGTAAGAAGACTCCGACGGGCACCGCACCGGCTTCACAGATGCCACCGGAACCACCACCACCTACAGCCGGGACGCCGTCGGCCGGGTGAAGACCGTTCGCAATCCACGGCTCGGGGAGGCAAGGTTCACCCATGACGCGGTCGGACGGCTGACCGCTGTCACGGCAGGGGAGCTGGTGCAGGAGTGGGCGTACCGCTACGGGTATCTGTCCGAGCACACCCGCATCGACCGTGCAGACCCGGAGGCCTCCGCGGATATCACCCTGATTGGCCGGGCTGAGGACGGCCGGATCATCGGCCTGACCCGCGCCGGCGCGGTGACCCGGTATGGGTACGACGGCGCGGGTCAGCTCGTTGCCGGTGCCACCACGCCCCTGGGGAAAACCGGCGCTGCGGCCACCGACCGGGCGCAGGTCTCGGAGTGGGAGTACGACGCCGGCGGCCGTCTGGTCCGCGAATACACTCCGGCCGGGCCGCGGACGTATGCCTACGACGCGGCGGGGCAGCTGCTGTCGGCGGCCGATGCGGATGGGTCCCGGACGGAGTACGTCTATGACGGGCTGGGCCGGCGGTCCCGGCTGATCGGTGCGGACGGGGCCTGGACCGAATACGCCTGGGGTGAGACCGGGTATCTGCAGGGGACTGTGGACCGCACCCCGGACGGGGCCGAGACCGCCCGGCATGAGCTGTGGGTGGATTTCCTGGGCGAGCTGGCGTCAGTGGACGGGTGCCCGTTGTGGTGGGACAGTGCCAGCGGAATCCCTTCCCTGACCGGCATCGGGAACGAGCAGGTGTTGAACCTGCCCGGCTGTGTCACCGGGATCGGCGAGGCCTGGATAGCCCCGGGTTGGCGGGCTGCCCGGCCGACGGATGAAACCGATCCGTGGCCGGCGCTGGGCGCCTCGGTCATTCCGGAACCTGGTGTTGTGTCCGGCATGGGTGCCGGATCCGGTTCCGGGGTTTCCTCCGGTAGTTTGCCGGCACGAATCAGCCTCACCGGCAACGGCGGCCTGGATGTTGCCGGTCTGGAATGGCTCGGCGCCCGGGCCTATGACCCTACCGCCCGTGGTTTCCTTTCCACCGATCCGCTGGCCCCGGTGCTCGGGGCGGGCTGGGACGGTAACCCCTACGCGTATGCGGGCAATAACCCGTTGAACGCCAGTGACCCTACGGGTCTGCGTCCGTTGACGGACGAGGAGCTGAAGGCGTACGACGGCGCCAGGCGGGGCATGTTGGCGGCCGCTGGGGACTGGGTCAAGGACAACTGGGAGTACGTGGTCGGCGGGGTCGCGATAGTTGGCGGAGCGGCGTTGATGTTCGTTCCCGGCGGACAGCTCGTCGGCGCGGGATTGATAAGTTTCGGTGCCGACGTCGTGATCCAGAAAGCAACCACCGGGGAGGTGAACTGGACGCAGGCCGGGGTCTCCGGCGGTCTGGGCATGCTAGGTTTCGGAGCTGGCGCGATGGCTGGCAAGCTCCTCACGAACCCAGCGGCCCGTGCGGCCGTGACGAACGGTGTCGATGGGGCAGTAAGCGGCGCCGGCGGCTATTTCACTGGGCCGGTCCGCATACTACTTCCGGGGTCCTGAAGGCTGCTGCTGTCGGTGGGGCCACGAGCGCTGTGCCCATGGGCGGGCTGCCTGCTAAAGCCACGACCCGAAATCTGGGTGACCTGCCACCAAGTCTGGAGGGATTGCCTGGTAACCCGGCAGCTAACTTCACAGACGGCGTCTACACTTCGAGATACCTCACGGAAGATACTACTTTCTACCGGGCCGGATTGTCCGGCGAGCAGCCGGGTCGCAGGTGGTCTGGGATGCCCCCGTCAGTATTGCGCAGGTTAGAAATGACAAAGCGTTATGTGACGTGTGGCAAACTGGCGCTGAAAGTCGAATCGATAGCGCGTTCGAGGCCAGGTCCCCCCGGTACTGCGGTGTATGAGGGAATGACCGCGCCGCAGACAGCCATGGATGGAACAATCTATCCGGGCGGGACACCCCAAGTCTTTATTCCAGACGCGAGGACCAGTGCAGAGATAACCAACAAGTGGGGATTAAGTTAGTCATGGGTGCAGATATAAATACTGTAACGATAGAGATGCTGCGGTTCGCTGGGTTACTGAGACTCATGAGTAGGTCCGGTCTAGCTCAAAATTACGAGTCTTTGGCCGTGGAACTCCGAGCTGACCCATCGCCTCAGACTGTAAGTGAAGCACGTGAGTTCATCTTGGATTCCTTTAGGGGAGGCATGGGCGGCCTCACCGACATATACGTACAGAAGAAGGACGGATCGGTAGATGAGGTGCTAAACGCCGAATATGAAAGTCTCCTTCAGAAGCTTACTGATTTCGCGAATGACGCTTAGAAACTGGGCGCAGCTTGCAGACCAGGTTGTGGAGGGGTCACGACTTGGGCGTGGCGGGCTACCAATAGGAGAAGCAGTGTTCATTAAAAACAATTCATATCTGCGTCTGGTTCGTGTTCCCGAGCGCCATGGCATATTCGTCAGGGGGGACAACGTGTACGAAGTGATGACCAGTCCAGGCGTGGTCAAAACCGTGCCGGCCAAACAGTTGGGTGAAGCATTGGGGTTGGCTCCACGTGAACCGAGGAATGACTTGCAGGAATGTCGGCGGACCGCACAGCGTCTCTTTAGGGAGGGCAAGCACGAGGACTGGGTCGAATACTCAACAGCCATCGTGGTGCCCGGCGAATCTCTAACCGCATACTGACGAGCTGTGTGTCATTCTCGACAGATCACGGATCAGAGCCCTCCATGTCCAGATTAAGGCTGGACATGGTGTCGGGCATGTCCGGAAATGCAGGGAAAATCTCTTGTTGACATTGAAGCCCCAATGGGGATGAACTCACAATGGACAAAGGTCCAATGATGTTTCAAGCCGAAGATGCCCGCCCTTGAGTGTTGGACCACCTTGAAGAACTTTTCCTTATACATGTCATTCACCCAGATTCCAAGACGCCTGTAGATCCTGACTATAGCCCGCGTTACGGGAAGCCCTAATTTATCCACGGGTGGATGCCCTCGGTGAACTTGCGACCGTGGACGGTTGCCCGGTGTGGTGGGACAGTGCCAGCGCAATCCCTTCCCTGACCGGCATCGGCGACGAGCAGGTGTTGAACCTGCCCGGCTGTGTCACCGGCATTGGCGAGGCCTGGATAGCCCCGGGTTGGCGGGCTGCCCGGCCGACGGATGAAACCGATCCGTGGGCGGTGCTGGGCGCCTCGGTCATTCCGGAACCTGGTGTTGTGTCCGGCATGGGTGCCGGATCCGGTTCCGGGGTTTCCTCCGGTAGTTTGCCGGCAGGAATCAGCCTCACCGGCAACGGCGGCCTGGATGTTGCCGGTCTGGAATGGCTCGGCGCCCGGGCCTATGACCCTACCGCCCGTGGTTTCCTTTCCACCGATCCGCTGGCCCCGGTGCTCGGGGCGGGCTGGGACGGTAACCCCTACGCGTATGCGGGCAATAACCCGCTGAACGCCAGTGACCCTACGGGTCTGCGTCCGCTGACGGACGAGGAGCTGAAAGCCTATGACGCGTCCAGCCGTGGTGCTTTTGCTGCCGTCGGTGACTGGATGGACGATCACGCTTACCTTGTGGCCGGTATTGCTGTCGTGGCGGGCGTAGCTCTTATGTGCACTGGTGTTGGCGGTCCTGTCGGTGTGGCTTTGATTGGTGCCGCCTCGGGCGCACTGATCAGTGGCGGCGTCTCGATTGCTTCGCAGAAGGCTGCTAATGGCAATGTAGATTGGGGTCAGGTTGGTGTCGATACGCTGATCGGTGGCGCTGCGGGATTGGCTGGTGGTGGAGCCGCGGCGGTTATATCGAAGATTGCCCCCACCGTGGCACGGGCAGCCCCGGCGGTGGCACGGGCCGGCCGCGCGACTTTGGCCCGGCTCCCAGTAGGACAGATGGGCAAGTCCGCAGTCACCAACGCGCTAGGTGGTGGCGTAAGCAATACAGGAATGTATCTCATAACGGCTGAGGACCGGTCTTTCCGAGGCGTTGCCGGCGCGTTCGCAGGTGGCGCCGTTACCGGTGCCGTAAGTCCTCAGGGTGGATACCTGGCACCGCTAGTTGGCGGACGTGGTGGACAAGCAATCCAATTGGGCATCGGGGCAGGAGGAGCTGTGGCTGGTGGCGCCGTGGACAAAGCGATCGCTGGTAAGAGCTACGCGTGGCAAGAGGTGGTATTCGATGCTGCCGGGGGCGGAGCTCTTTCCCATTTCCCTGGTGCTTCTGCGTTGAACCCCGGGAACTCCAAGCCTGGATGGATGGATCATTCCTTCGCTGCTAATGGTGCCGCCCATGCTTCAGCTATCGTGGGTGGCGCAAAATTTGTCCTAGGCCCGGACGCAGCAGGTATCCTATCGCGGTGAAGGATAATCCAAGTGCTCAGAATCAACATCGGTTACGAGAACTCACTGAGCAAGATCTGCTGCTAGGGAAGAAGGCATCTCGAATCATCGATATCCTCTGCCTTGTTGGTTTGATTGCCTGCACGGGAATTGCGGTTTACATATTTATGAGTGTCCCCCTTGGTGCTCGGATGTCTTACAGTGGACAGTTCGGTAGGAACGGGATTCCGGTGCCCGTGGCGATGCTTGTTGTTTTGGTTGTTCTTTTTCTCTTCTGGCGCGGCGGCAAGAAGCCCGATGCCCACCATATGGGGAAAGGTGGCCGTATCGTACTTTATATCCTAGGGCCGGCAATAGTTGTGGGGTGTGTTGCTGGTCAGTTGGTTATGGCGCAATCGATCCTTGGCTAAAAGCGGAGCTCGTCTAATTTGAGGTGCGATCCCGGTGTGGCGTGCTTGCTGAAACCGGCGGATTTATTGAAGTCTGCGCCCCTTTCGCTGGGTACGTCGACTGAGCCCTGACAGTTTACGAACATCTCTGATGAGGACGGACCGTCCAATTCCTGCATCGCAGATCCCGAGGGTCGGCTTGGTTTCGGTGCGGGCGCGATGGCTGGCAAGCTCCTCACGAACCCCGCCGCGCGTGCGGCCGTGACGAACGGTGTCGAGGGGGCAGTAAGCGGAGCCGGCGGCTATTACAACGGTCCAGGACCATACAGCCGCGGGCGCACTAAAAGCCGCCGCGACAGGCGGCGCCACGAGTGCGGTGCCGTTACCTGGCGCGGGTAAAGCCCATCTGACCCCCTCGGCTACGCCAAGGCTGGGAGACCTCCCCACTAGACCAGAAGGGGTGGTCTACCTGCGCATTGACGACCTCGGCGGCGTGAAACCTTACGTGGGGCAGTCAAAGAGCTGGGAAAGGTACGATTTGCGGCAAACTGAACACGACCGCGCTTTCCCTGAAGCACGGTTCCGGTTCGAAGAATTGGGCTTCGCCGATCCGGGAGTCAAGTTGGATAGGCTGGAAGAGTTCTACATCCGCCAGCATGGCGGGCCAACAAACAAGGGGAATCCGGATGGTCTGCTTTCGAACAAGCGACACCAGATGAATGATATGCGATATACAGATGCTGGAGGAGATCTATGGTAAGGGCTCAAAAATGGGCTTCTTTGAAAGACGGTGACGTCTTCAAGATTCCTCTAGGCGATGGCAGGGCGGCTGTTGGCCAAGTTGTTTCTTCATACTTGTCCGCGTATTACGTGGTTATTTTCGATTTCGTGGCATCGGAGGAAGAAGTGCCTTCGCTGGTCACGGAGGCGCTCCAGTCTGAGCCACTCTTTGCTGGATTGTCGAGGGATGCCCTGTTCCGACCAGGGCGATGGCAGGTGCTCGAAAACAGGACAGTAGACAGTCGAAAATACCTCCCGGCATACAAAGTCGGGTGGCAGGTTCCAGGAGAGTACATGGTGGTGGACTTTTCTGGTGAGAGAATGCGCCCTGCCACTGAATTGGAGAAGGAGATACTGCCCAACAGGACTACATTATCTGCTGCGATCTTTGAAGATGCTGTCCGAGCGCACGTTGGTTTGGAACCTTGGAAAGAGTTCTTCGATGAGCTCCGCGTCGGGGATAGTGTCAAGAGCGCTGACCTTTTCGACGCCTGAGGAGGCCAGCTGACGGGGGCAACTGCTCTGAGGGGCATGGAGTTGCGCGATAATTTTCTTTGGGACCCGGAATCCCATTGATGCGGATTAGTCCGATTATGTCGGCGGATCAGTGGGAGAGGGAGACCGCCGGCTGGCGTGTCCGAAGGCAGAAGTTTAAGAAAAGTCCAGAGATGCCATGCAAGAACGTCCCCAGTCACCGGCACGACCCGATGTGGCACGTCTGCACCTGAACGCGAGCCCGCGCAGCTGATCTCTCCGCTCGGCACATTAAGAGGGTCCCGCCCCGGGTCATTCCGGGACGGGGGGGGTCTGGAGAGTCAGGTTCTACGGTTTGTCCTGAGATAAGCCCGGAGCTTTTCTGCGCGTCGTGCCTACCCCCACGACCGGTGCTCGGGAGATCGCACCCTCGGATGCCTGAATGTCAGCCAGAGTCCACGGTTGAGGGAGTTTTACAACGAGCTCATTCAGACTTTCCCTCCAATGAACGGACCTGATTCTCCGACGTGTGCGGAAATCGACGAGGATTCGGATGTGGAAAGCCGGGTCGCCGACTACACGATCGGGACGAGATTGGTCTATGGGGCGTTTGCGTGGAGTCAGGAGGCCCAGGTGCGGTCTCTTTTTACTGCCTTGGCTTCAAAACATGGTGTTGCCGTCGCTTTGGTCAGCGACGGCGGTGAGATCCTGCGCCCGTCGGCACCCGGAGCCGACAAGAGCGCCAAGCCGGCACGCAAAAGGTTCTGGGGCAGGTGAGCCGCCCGGCCGCTTGGATCGCTCAGCGGCGTACCTGGTAGCGCAGGTGAAGCACCCGGTTGCCCTGAATCACCGCGTCAGGTTCCTCCAACAGGTGCTGCGCGTCGACCGACCCGAAGTAGCGCTTACCGGACCCGAAGACGACGGGTGCGATGTCCATGCGCACCTCGTCCACCAGCCCCGCGGCAAGCGCCTGGCCGCCGACGTCGCCGGCTGCGACCTCGACCAGACGGTCACCGGCAAGCTCCTGCGCCCTGGCCACGCCAGCTTCGACGCCGTCGACGAAGTGAAACGGCGCCTCGGGGTCCCAGCCTTCGGGCTTGGGCCGGTGCGTCACGACGACCACGTGATCGATTCCGCCGGGGGGCTTCCCATCCCAACCGTCCGTCAGGTCAAAGACATGGCGGCCGGCGACGGTGGCCCCGATCTGGTCCCAGTACGGCCGGATGTAGTCGTAGGACGTTTGTGACACCTTCAACTCACCGCTTTCATCCAACGCCACGTCGCCGCTGAGCAGCCAGTCAAACAGCGGTCCGGGCTGGTCGTCCCTGTCCGCAATGAAGCCGTCCACTGAAACCGATGCATACATGACTACTTTGCCCATGGTTGCTCCTCGTCTCGGCGCTGCCCTCGGTCGTCATACAGTCCCTCCAGTGGAGCCCGTGGCGCCTGGGCCTCTTTCTCCACGGCCACAGTATTGTTGCCGCCCAGCCCGGGTACACCCCGCAATGTGAAGAACGGGCATGCTTGGGGAAAGGCGGCCTTACCGGCTTCCATGGCTGCAATACACTCGCCGTAGGCTGCCATAGACTCACTGCATTCGGACACGCCGTTCGGCGTTCATAGCCTGAAGGAGACCCATACCCAATGTCGGACAACCCGGCTCTGCCGGCACTTTATGACCACATGATCGAGTGCGGGATTGTCGATCTGGATCCTTGGGCCCTGTTACGGGGAGACAAGCAATGCCGCCGCGCACAACATATTGAGAAAGTACTCCCAGGCTGGGGAATCATTCCTTTTGCGCAGAGGACTGATAACGATGATGTGGCGTGCTGGACCGGCAGCAAGGTTGTAGTGATCGACGACTGGGATGTTTGGGCGGACGAGAACGGGGCGCCAAAACGCCATGTGGCACGCGAGTACGCCTCCATGGAGGAATGGTTCCTTGCTGCCGCGCAGGACTTCATCGAGTTCGACTGGAGCTGACCCGTGTCCAAGGCTCCGGCACCAGATAGTAGCTCCGGCACTAGATAGTAAAGGCAGCACATACATGAGCAGCATCCCCAGCCGGACAGATATCAGCAGGCTGTTGTCCCATGCACTTCGCCATGTGCCCGGTGAGTACGGGCTGGTGCTGGACCCCGAAGGATGGGTGCCGGTCAGCGAGGTGCTGGGCGCCTTCCACCGGCTTGGCCCGGAGTGGGAATCCGTTGACGAAGCAGTGCTCCAGGACGTGCTGGCTGCGGCAGAGAAAAAGCGGCACCAGATAAAGGACGGCCGGATCCGGGCCGTCCATGGACACTCCGTCCCCGTACAGCCATCGAATCAACCGAGCCAGCCCCCTGCGGTGCTCTTCCACGGGACCGCACGCGACGCCGTCGCCGCGATCCGTGAAGCAGGAATCCTGCCCATGCAGCGGCAGTACGTCCATCTCTCGGAAACCGTGGACCAGGCACGGCAGGTGGGGAGGCGCAAGGACACGGACCCGGTGATCCTGGCCGTTGATACCAGCCTCGCCGTCTCGCAGGGGGTTGGCTTCCACCGGTCCGCTTCGGGAGTCTGGCTGGCCGAAACCATCCCCGCTGCCGCGGTGGACATCCTGGAAGAGGGTATCGCCGCCCCTGAAAGCGTCATGGCCAGCCCCGAAAGACTCCGGCAAATCACCGCGGAGCTGGTCGCGCTTTATGAAGAGTATTCCTATGACGACATGGCACGATACTTCAAATCCGTGCTGGCCATGGTCATCGAGGCCGAGGGCCGCCCCGCTGTTTGTAAGGATGTTGCCAGGGACATCCTGTCCGCCTACCGCGGAATGGGCAGCCTGAATGATCAGGTAATAATGCATAACGGAGTGGTTGCCTACGAGGCAAACGGCCGCCTCAATAAGTTGTTGAGGGAACTGCACTCAGTGGCAGTGGAGCTGGCCACCCGGCGACCCGACTGACCACTTCAACAAAGCCTTGACGTGAAGTAAAGCTTCATGGCACGCCGTCAACTCAGCACCGATGCGCCGAGTTTGCTGCCTGCGGCGCTCAGCGCGACGGCGCCCACCAGGACCGGTCCGAGAGTCCGCCACCTTCCCGGCAGACCAGGCCGGAGCCATCAACGGCATCTTTGAGGCCGGCAGTCCGATTGCCCTGAACAGCCTGCCGCCGGAAGCTCCGGGATTCGCCGCGCAGTCGCTGGCGCTGGAGGCGCTGGGCCAGGGCCTCTCGAAAGCCTCCGCAAGCAGTAGCCGGCCCGGGGAGGGGCGACGACGGCGGCAGGAATGTGCCGCCGTCGTCGTCATTTCCATCACGCGCGGCGGCCGCAACATGCGGACACCGATGGGGGAGCGGCAGGGTTTATGCGTTTGTATGGATTGACACCCAGTCTCCCAGCACAAAGGTCCGGCCATGAGTACAGACATCAGCACTGAAAACACCACCACCGAGTACATCCTGGACGGCGAGAGCTTGGATGCGATTTTCCGCGAGGCACGCACGGCCAACACCTTTACCGATGAGCCGGTGACCGACGAACAGCTGCGCACCATTTACGAACTGACCAAGTTCGGGCCTACCGCCATGAACATCCAGCCACTGCGCATCACCTGGGTCCGCTCCGCCGAGGCGCGCGAAAAGCTGGTGGCGCACATGGCCGACGGCAACAAGGCCAAGACGGCGTCGGCACCGATGGTTGCCATCCTCAGCTTCGACACCGAGTGGCACGAGCAGTTCCCGGTGTTCTTCCCCATTGCTCCCGAGCGCAAGGCCATGTTTGACGGCAACGATGAACTGCGTGCGGTCATGGGCAACAACAACGGGCACCTGCAGGCCGCCTACTTCATCATGGCCGTCCGTGCCGCCGGCCTGGCTGCCGGACCCATGGGCGGCTTCGACCCCGCCGGCATTGACGCCGAGTTCTTCACCGGCCGGAACCAGCGCAGCTTCATGGTGGTCAACATCGGCAAGCCCGGCGAAAATGCCTGGCACCCCCGCCTGCCGCGCCTGGACTACGACTTCGTCACGGCAACGGTCTAACCAGCGGGTACGACGGCGGCGCTGGGCGGGTTGGTACGCCCCTGGCCCGACGGCGGCGCGCCGGGCGGGTCAGCGCCGCCAGTGGTACGGCGTGGTGCTGGAGACCCGGACCAGTCCGTAGCGTTCCAGGATCGGCCGGGAGTATTCGGTGGAATCGCTGTGGATCAGGGTCTTTCCCAGCTTCAGTGCGGAGCGTGCGCGGGCAGCGGTGAGGGCGCGGTAGATCCCCTGCCCGCGCCACTGCGGAAGGGTCGAGCCGCCCCAGATCCCGGCAAAATCTGTGCCCGCCACCGGTTCCAGCCGGCCGGCACTGACGATCGTGTCCCCGTGCTCGGCGATCCACAGCTCCATGTCCGGGCTCTTCCCGACCCGGCTGAGGAGGGATTCGGCGTTGTTGTTGGAGGCCGGATCGCCGAATACCTCGTCCTGCATCGCGCTCATGGCGCGGATGTCGGCTTCCTCCGTGACTTTGCGCAGGTGCACTCCGGGCGGAAGCTGAACGTCCACGGCCAGGGCGGCCGCTTCGCCGATCATGATCGCTTCCGGCGCGCCCGGCTCGAACCCGTTGCGCACCAACGCGTCGTGCAGGCCCGGTGCGTGATCGTGGCCCCGGGTCTTCCATTCCACCCGGGTGACGGCGGGGTCCCGGCGGTAGTGGGCAAGCGCTTCCACCACCCATGCCCGGATCGCGGACTCGTCAGCGTCCTCGAACGCGCCGTGGGTAATGAACCCCATGCCGCCGTCGAAGGTTGCGAGCCACAAAGGCCCGAGGCGGACGAGGGCGCTTGCTCCGGTGATCTCCGCATCGGTGCGGAGCTGGTTCTCATACGCGGTGAGGTGCTGTGAAAGTGTCATTGATTGCCACGGTACAGCGCCGGACCCGGGGATGTGTTCCGACTCACGAAATAGTTGATAGACAGCAACTACTTATATAGTTGATACAAATCAACTATTAGCAGGAGCCCGATGTCCCCCGAAGCACGTCCCGATCCGAAGAAGACCATCAAGAAGGGAAAAGCCCCAAAGCGGACCGCTTCCCCTGATGGCACCATGACGCACAAGCAGGTGCTGGAGTCCCTCTCCGGCCTGCTGCTGGGCATGTTCGTCTCGATCCTGGCCGGAACCGTGGTGTCAACCTCCCTGCCGCTGATCGTCTCGGACCTCGACGGCGACCAGTCCGCGTACACCTGGGTGGTGACCGGCACGCTGCTGGCAACCACCGTTTCCACCCCGCTCTGGGGTAAGTTCGCAGACCTGTTCAACCGCAAGCTCCTCATCCAGCTTGCCCTGGGCATCTTTGTGCTGGGATCCGCCCTGGCCGGCTTCTCCCAGGACACCAGCACGCTGATTATCTTCCGCGTCCTGCAGGGTCTGGGCGCCGGCGGCCTGGCCGCACTGAGCCAGATCATCATGGCCGACATCATCAGCCCGCGCGACCGCGGCAAGTATGCCGGCCTGTTCGGCGCCGTGATGGCGGTCGGAACCGTCGGCGGCCCGCTGCTGGGCGGCGTGGTCACCGATGCCTTCGGCTGGCGCTGGAACTTCTTCATCGCCCTGCCCGTCGCGATTGCCGCGATCATCCTGCTGCAGCGCACCCTGCACCTGCCCAGGCACCCCAAGCGCAAGGTCCATATCGATTACCTGGGCGCCGTACTGATCGCCGGCGGCGTCTCCCTGCTGATGGTCTGGGTCACCCTGGCCGGCAACCAGTTCGGATGGGCCTCCCTGGCCTCGGTCCTGATGGTCGCAGGCGCTGCCGTGCTGCTGATCGCCGCCGTGCTGGTCGAGTTCAAGTCTCCCGAGCCGATCATCCCGCTGTCCATGTTCAAGAACCGCACCTTCACCCTCGCCGTCGTGGCGAGCATTTCCGTGGGCGTTTCCATGTTCGGCACCTCGGTCTTCCTGGCCCAGTACATGCAGCTGGCCCGCGGTGCCACGCCCACCGAGTCCGGCCTGCTCACCATCCCGATGATGGCCGGCCTGCTGATCTCCTCGACCTACTTCGGCCGGGTCATCAGCCGCACCGGCAAGTGGAAGGCCGTGATGATCTCAGGCGCCGCACTGACCGTCGTCGGCTCCGTCCTGCTGGGCACCCTGGCCTATGACACCAACCTGGTGCTGGTGGGCATCTACATGGCCCTCCTTGGCGCCGGCCTGGGCATGCTCATGCAGAACCTGGTTCTCGTGGTCCAGAACTCCATTGAGGTCAAGAACCTCGGCGTGGCCACCAGCGCGGT
This window harbors:
- a CDS encoding MDR family MFS transporter — encoded protein: MTHKQVLESLSGLLLGMFVSILAGTVVSTSLPLIVSDLDGDQSAYTWVVTGTLLATTVSTPLWGKFADLFNRKLLIQLALGIFVLGSALAGFSQDTSTLIIFRVLQGLGAGGLAALSQIIMADIISPRDRGKYAGLFGAVMAVGTVGGPLLGGVVTDAFGWRWNFFIALPVAIAAIILLQRTLHLPRHPKRKVHIDYLGAVLIAGGVSLLMVWVTLAGNQFGWASLASVLMVAGAAVLLIAAVLVEFKSPEPIIPLSMFKNRTFTLAVVASISVGVSMFGTSVFLAQYMQLARGATPTESGLLTIPMMAGLLISSTYFGRVISRTGKWKAVMISGAALTVVGSVLLGTLAYDTNLVLVGIYMALLGAGLGMLMQNLVLVVQNSIEVKNLGVATSAVTFFRSLGGTVGVSVLGSVLGTIVASEIKEGITALAPADQAAAAVALGSGSIPKISELPDTIAVLVESAYGVGVGSVFLYSVPLAVITLLAVIFLPNASLGRQNAVQLKNAAAGTTAAASVGAAAPAAGAPVSVAPAAPAPGEGDDSAQTRDEEISDSELRILADVATGAVGLVDPLSPVQTADSDPGRP